In one window of Brockia lithotrophica DNA:
- a CDS encoding ComF operon protein A, DNA transporter ATPase, whose amino-acid sequence MGESEVPEGHIGAYVSWIAVRRKGTGPVSPQETLAFEPFGKAFRSPLSSRTLMGIGVVFSPAGVCALLGRSFPSVSQWLLAGPLPFGYATWLAERLRDRAEALGDVSSLFEGALTHLRTEAAQTLFSLLRQHGLLAASGGKGISAVPFRGDVCGRPDVGEPPRGGGLAPFGAPELLLPHLAGRRVTWEEFSAYGLAFPPASQGESRSALRRALARPGPLLERWRAERRVFLVPSVEPTPTGTSFLCNRCGTRFLPDSDRFPTPFGWEEPVCPACRALGDSRPGKVLVEGAWSLLSPRVSPSLSPSDAASLSTRPPSEARAVSLPSSPLPMRSRGEEPSLFRPVLPRVSFSEDALTPAQRRIAEALRERVSGPRSEARGTAPEFLLWAVTGAGKTEVLFPLLGDVLRAGGRVLWTTPRRDVVDELAPRFANAFPGVPLAAYRGGRSGPLALPPLVLATAHQTLRMSAAFSLVVVDEADAFPLNAEPFLWRSVWRVAGDSPLVYLTATPPASLLRRLLLRDAVFLLPRRFHGRPLPVPRTVRVPHLAAALAHGRLPEELTSWLKGRLLRGRRVYLFVPYVDASEALADLLRRAGFAAAGVSARASERDAHIAAFREGRISVLATTTILERGITVPFADVGVVGACAEHFDAATLVQMAGRAGRKAEDEEAEVVFFVERSSPEVERAVRTVRELNALAAGEDVSPRPEGEFPPEKGAPISGFGAKGDSGHSGGLSAAHASLFALFAEGGPNCTGQDLPVSPSEPSSTPPRCLSCGRPLPRTRNFRLPQPMRELEAVFCRTCLERFEVPSGRRCAHCGVPLKDGRGEYCADCARFWLRPEEPLRYQRSALLYVGIVRELVHAWKGGRNPALLRPFVAFLLRTYRDEGLAREGVQALVPVPSSPEGEIVRGFSPALHLALGLGEYLGVPVRDVLSLEDPGGRQSARSRAERRRAERALLYTGPPELVRGLRLLLVDDVYTTGETLHRAARVLAEAGAEAIFGLTLSRAIPRREGECVVPRTRFSR is encoded by the coding sequence ATGGGGGAGAGCGAAGTGCCCGAAGGTCACATCGGGGCGTACGTGTCGTGGATTGCCGTACGGCGTAAGGGGACAGGCCCCGTTTCGCCGCAGGAAACGCTCGCCTTCGAGCCTTTTGGAAAGGCGTTTCGGTCCCCGCTTTCTTCCCGCACGCTTATGGGGATAGGCGTCGTCTTTTCCCCCGCGGGTGTCTGTGCGCTCCTCGGGCGCTCCTTTCCCTCTGTTTCCCAGTGGCTGCTCGCCGGCCCCCTCCCGTTCGGTTACGCCACGTGGCTCGCGGAACGCCTGAGGGATCGTGCAGAGGCCCTCGGAGATGTCTCCTCCCTTTTCGAAGGCGCTCTCACACACCTGCGGACCGAGGCGGCGCAAACCTTGTTCTCCCTCCTTCGGCAACACGGTCTTCTCGCCGCGAGCGGGGGAAAGGGTATCTCCGCGGTTCCCTTCCGCGGAGATGTGTGTGGGAGGCCGGATGTAGGGGAACCCCCGCGCGGCGGAGGTCTCGCTCCGTTCGGCGCCCCGGAACTCCTTTTGCCCCACCTCGCAGGACGCCGAGTGACGTGGGAGGAGTTCTCCGCGTATGGGCTCGCTTTCCCGCCGGCTTCCCAAGGAGAAAGCCGCTCGGCGCTCCGAAGGGCCCTTGCACGGCCCGGCCCCCTTCTCGAACGCTGGCGGGCGGAACGCCGCGTGTTCCTCGTCCCTTCCGTGGAACCTACTCCTACGGGAACGTCCTTCCTCTGCAACCGATGCGGCACGCGCTTCCTTCCGGATTCGGATCGGTTTCCCACGCCCTTCGGTTGGGAAGAGCCCGTGTGTCCTGCCTGCCGAGCCTTGGGAGACAGTCGCCCCGGTAAGGTCCTCGTAGAGGGAGCTTGGTCGCTCCTTTCTCCTCGGGTCTCGCCGTCTTTATCTCCTTCGGATGCGGCGAGTCTTTCGACCCGTCCACCTTCCGAGGCGCGGGCGGTTTCGCTTCCGTCCTCCCCGCTGCCAATGCGTTCCCGCGGGGAGGAACCCTCCCTTTTTCGCCCCGTACTCCCCCGGGTTTCGTTTTCGGAAGACGCCCTCACTCCGGCTCAGCGCCGTATCGCGGAAGCCTTGCGGGAGCGCGTCTCCGGCCCGCGCTCGGAAGCGAGAGGCACAGCGCCGGAGTTTCTTCTCTGGGCGGTGACGGGAGCGGGGAAGACCGAAGTCCTCTTTCCCCTGCTGGGCGACGTCCTACGCGCGGGAGGTCGCGTCCTCTGGACGACGCCGCGGCGTGACGTCGTGGACGAGCTCGCCCCTCGCTTCGCCAACGCCTTTCCCGGCGTCCCCCTCGCCGCTTATCGGGGTGGTCGCTCCGGCCCCCTCGCGTTACCTCCTCTCGTCCTCGCCACCGCGCACCAGACGCTGCGGATGTCCGCGGCGTTTTCCCTCGTGGTCGTAGACGAAGCGGACGCCTTTCCCCTAAACGCGGAGCCCTTCCTCTGGCGAAGCGTGTGGCGTGTCGCAGGCGATTCCCCCCTCGTCTACCTCACGGCGACCCCTCCCGCTTCCCTTTTGCGCAGGCTTCTCCTTCGGGATGCCGTGTTCCTCTTGCCGCGTAGGTTTCACGGCCGTCCTCTCCCCGTCCCGCGGACGGTGCGCGTCCCGCATCTCGCTGCCGCGCTCGCGCACGGGCGCCTGCCCGAGGAACTCACCTCGTGGCTCAAGGGGCGCCTTCTTCGCGGCCGCCGCGTCTACCTCTTCGTTCCCTACGTGGATGCATCGGAAGCGTTGGCGGATCTCCTCCGCCGCGCAGGTTTTGCGGCGGCGGGCGTTTCGGCCCGGGCTTCTGAGCGCGACGCGCACATCGCGGCCTTCCGCGAAGGACGGATCTCCGTCCTCGCGACGACCACGATCCTCGAGCGCGGGATCACCGTACCTTTTGCCGACGTGGGCGTCGTAGGGGCGTGCGCGGAACACTTCGACGCCGCCACCCTCGTGCAAATGGCGGGCCGCGCCGGCCGCAAGGCGGAAGACGAGGAAGCGGAAGTGGTCTTCTTCGTGGAACGCTCGTCCCCCGAGGTAGAGCGCGCCGTTCGCACCGTTCGGGAGCTCAATGCCCTCGCCGCGGGCGAAGACGTCAGCCCAAGGCCCGAAGGCGAATTCCCCCCGGAAAAAGGCGCGCCGATTTCGGGTTTCGGTGCGAAGGGGGATTCGGGGCATTCCGGCGGCCTCTCGGCGGCGCACGCTTCGCTTTTTGCCCTTTTTGCCGAAGGCGGTCCCAACTGCACGGGACAAGACCTACCTGTGTCTCCCTCGGAGCCGTCCTCGACTCCCCCGCGCTGCCTTTCCTGCGGGCGACCTCTACCCCGCACGCGGAACTTTCGGCTCCCCCAACCCATGCGCGAACTCGAAGCCGTCTTTTGCCGCACGTGCCTGGAACGCTTCGAAGTCCCTTCCGGAAGGCGTTGCGCGCACTGCGGGGTCCCCCTCAAGGACGGGCGAGGGGAGTACTGCGCAGATTGCGCGCGGTTTTGGCTTCGCCCCGAAGAGCCCCTTCGCTACCAGCGAAGCGCCCTCCTCTACGTCGGCATCGTCCGGGAGCTCGTCCACGCGTGGAAGGGAGGGAGGAATCCCGCCCTCCTTCGGCCCTTTGTTGCCTTTCTCCTCCGTACGTACCGAGACGAAGGGTTGGCGCGCGAAGGCGTGCAGGCACTCGTTCCCGTTCCTTCTTCGCCGGAGGGGGAGATCGTGCGCGGGTTTTCCCCCGCCCTTCACCTCGCCCTCGGCCTCGGCGAATACCTCGGCGTACCCGTACGCGACGTCCTCTCCCTGGAAGATCCGGGAGGGCGCCAAAGCGCCCGCAGCCGCGCAGAGCGCCGTCGGGCCGAGCGCGCTCTGCTCTACACAGGCCCTCCCGAGCTCGTACGGGGACTTCGCCTCCTCCTCGTCGACGACGTGTACACGACGGGAGAAACGCTTCACCGGGCCGCACGTGTCCTCGCCGAAGCAGGGGCGGAAGCGATCTTTGGCCTCACGCTTTCTCGCGCGATCCCGCGCAGGGAAGGGGAGTGCGTTGTTCCTCGGACTCGCTTTTCCCGCTAA
- a CDS encoding DedA family protein: MSSWMQAVLDFLAAFGPWGLLVALTIEVIPSEIALAVFGVLVAQGKVSFPEAMCAGILGGITSQLLLYLAGRYGGRPFVERYGRYVFLFPHHIERAERWFAHFGPGAVFSGRFVPVLRHAISIPAGMVRMPLGKFVLYTGLAAVPWTWFFLQLGMAFVQDRVLLEREVHRYTLPFVAFALVTFVAYVAFVKYTRAASRRK; encoded by the coding sequence TTGAGCAGCTGGATGCAAGCAGTTCTCGATTTTCTCGCGGCTTTCGGCCCGTGGGGGCTTCTCGTCGCTCTCACGATCGAGGTGATCCCGAGCGAGATCGCCCTAGCGGTCTTCGGAGTCCTCGTGGCCCAGGGGAAGGTCTCCTTCCCCGAGGCCATGTGCGCGGGAATTCTCGGCGGGATCACCTCCCAGCTTCTTCTCTACCTTGCGGGTAGGTACGGGGGCCGTCCTTTTGTCGAACGCTACGGACGCTACGTCTTTCTCTTTCCTCACCACATCGAGCGGGCGGAGCGTTGGTTTGCGCACTTCGGCCCCGGTGCGGTGTTTTCCGGGCGTTTCGTCCCCGTCCTCCGACACGCGATTTCCATCCCCGCAGGAATGGTTCGCATGCCCCTCGGGAAATTCGTCCTGTACACCGGCCTCGCCGCGGTCCCGTGGACGTGGTTTTTCCTTCAGCTCGGGATGGCCTTCGTGCAAGACCGCGTTCTCCTCGAACGCGAAGTCCACCGCTACACGCTCCCCTTCGTCGCCTTCGCCCTCGTGACCTTCGTTGCCTACGTCGCGTTCGTGAAGTATACGCGCGCCGCTTCCCGGCGAAAATAG
- a CDS encoding flagellar protein has product MEGELVQCARCGKLFVRPPGSRVRLCPDCLREVEAEFRRVYDYLRKQRGRKASLREISEATGVSVRQIREFILEGRLRLLEFPELKEEVFPVPLDVENGRPTPYSPKGDEAHGEVERQKKHQPPEDGGRGYFVRRLE; this is encoded by the coding sequence ATGGAGGGTGAACTCGTCCAGTGCGCCCGCTGCGGGAAGCTCTTTGTACGTCCTCCGGGAAGTCGAGTTCGACTTTGTCCGGACTGCTTGCGGGAGGTAGAGGCCGAGTTTCGCCGGGTGTACGACTACCTCCGGAAGCAACGCGGGCGAAAGGCTTCGCTTCGAGAGATCAGCGAAGCGACCGGGGTGAGCGTCCGGCAGATCCGCGAGTTCATCCTCGAGGGCCGTCTGCGCCTTCTCGAGTTTCCGGAACTCAAGGAAGAGGTCTTTCCCGTCCCCCTTGACGTAGAGAACGGGCGTCCTACGCCGTATTCCCCGAAGGGCGATGAGGCCCACGGGGAAGTAGAGCGGCAGAAAAAGCATCAGCCACCGGAGGACGGGGGCCGCGGGTACTTCGTCCGTCGTCTGGAGTAA
- a CDS encoding Prespore specific transcriptional activator RsfA produces the protein MAQRQDAWSEGEDVLLAELVLKSIREGGTQLEAFREAAQRLGRTPAACGFRWNAVLRRRYAEDIRLAKMARRSRRLELARSWADGESEHKTSPGVGAPSSARDASDAPVPAEGPAQRGNWTGARELPSADRSSEDVSDLWYLTYRALELGRTYVRQLERRLNFMEERIVRLEAERAAAHSRALFEAGEGTRNFLRFLEQVRRLAEEKKVEPYEEAQGGSS, from the coding sequence GTGGCCCAAAGGCAAGATGCGTGGAGCGAAGGCGAAGACGTCCTCCTCGCCGAACTCGTCCTCAAGTCCATCCGCGAAGGGGGAACGCAGCTCGAGGCGTTCCGAGAGGCCGCCCAGCGCCTCGGGCGCACGCCGGCGGCTTGCGGGTTTCGCTGGAACGCCGTCCTCCGGCGACGCTATGCAGAAGACATCCGCCTGGCCAAGATGGCGCGGCGTTCGCGCCGCCTGGAGCTCGCCCGCAGTTGGGCCGATGGCGAGTCCGAGCACAAGACGAGTCCCGGCGTAGGCGCCCCTTCTTCGGCGCGCGACGCGTCGGACGCACCTGTGCCCGCGGAAGGTCCCGCGCAGCGCGGGAATTGGACGGGCGCGCGCGAACTTCCCTCGGCCGATCGGAGTTCGGAAGACGTGAGCGATCTCTGGTACCTTACCTACCGCGCTCTCGAACTCGGCCGTACGTACGTGCGTCAGCTGGAACGGCGCCTCAATTTCATGGAGGAAAGAATTGTCCGCTTGGAGGCAGAGAGGGCGGCCGCCCACAGCCGCGCCCTCTTCGAAGCGGGGGAGGGAACGCGCAACTTCCTCCGCTTTTTGGAGCAGGTTCGGCGCCTCGCCGAGGAAAAGAAGGTAGAACCTTACGAAGAGGCGCAGGGAGGGTCTTCCTGA
- a CDS encoding Flagellar hook-associated protein FlgK gives MGEDFPGRGKDAMTSTFSGMEIALRGLTAARLSMGVVSHNVANAEVPGYSRQRVDLRAAAPWAYPGLGIGANPAQVGQGVEVRSISRVRDLLLDRQYRTEVGYRSAYDVRRTFLEKLETALADTEGSGLSLVLDRFFHAWQDLSLDAENLSVRQEVLGYAEQLVDLFHHVGDSFTALSQDARDLLRFRVEEVNALVREIADLNREIARITPHGYTPNDLYDERDRLLDRLAQLVDVEVEWADDGTVRVRFAGGIPLVEGGNSGILTVDGDKVYVTDARGVPFADAAGNSLPLRVGSSFAPGVLARGEIAEALHLLEDVLPAYAARYESLLRGLAEAVNAAHRSGFDLEGNPGEDFFVFAPPGSSGDLHAVFVNPRIADHPERIAAAREAGGAGDGRNARAIAELAERPIPFEAPDGTVAEMRVKDAYAAIFGELATDVQRSQLLAETKASIVRFIDERRQSASGVSLDEEMARLLSFQHMYTAAARALTAMDEAIDTVIHRLGLVGR, from the coding sequence TTGGGCGAGGATTTTCCGGGTAGGGGGAAAGACGCGATGACCTCGACGTTTTCCGGTATGGAGATCGCTCTGCGCGGGCTTACGGCGGCGCGCCTGAGCATGGGGGTCGTGTCGCATAACGTGGCGAACGCGGAAGTGCCGGGGTATTCGCGCCAGCGGGTAGACCTGCGCGCCGCGGCGCCTTGGGCCTACCCGGGCTTGGGCATCGGCGCCAACCCCGCCCAGGTGGGACAAGGGGTCGAGGTGCGATCGATTTCCCGGGTGCGCGACCTCCTACTCGACCGACAGTACCGGACGGAAGTCGGCTACCGTTCGGCGTACGACGTGCGCCGGACCTTTCTCGAGAAGCTGGAAACGGCCCTCGCCGACACGGAGGGTTCGGGGCTCTCCCTCGTCCTCGACCGCTTCTTTCACGCCTGGCAGGACCTCTCCCTCGACGCGGAGAACTTGAGCGTACGTCAGGAGGTCCTGGGGTACGCGGAGCAGCTCGTGGACCTCTTCCACCACGTCGGGGACTCCTTTACCGCTCTAAGCCAGGACGCCCGGGATCTCCTCCGGTTTCGCGTCGAGGAGGTGAACGCTCTCGTTCGGGAAATCGCCGACCTCAACCGAGAGATCGCGCGGATTACGCCGCACGGCTACACACCCAACGACCTCTATGACGAGCGCGACCGCCTGCTCGACCGCCTTGCCCAGCTCGTGGACGTCGAGGTCGAATGGGCCGACGACGGCACGGTGCGCGTGCGCTTTGCCGGCGGGATTCCCCTCGTCGAAGGAGGGAATTCCGGGATACTCACCGTGGACGGGGACAAGGTGTACGTGACGGATGCCCGAGGCGTTCCCTTTGCGGACGCGGCGGGCAATTCCCTCCCCCTGCGGGTGGGAAGCTCCTTCGCGCCGGGTGTTCTCGCGCGCGGGGAAATCGCCGAAGCCCTACACCTTTTGGAGGACGTGCTTCCGGCGTACGCGGCGCGCTACGAATCGCTCCTCCGAGGGTTGGCCGAAGCGGTTAACGCCGCCCACCGTTCCGGGTTCGACCTGGAAGGGAATCCGGGGGAAGACTTTTTCGTCTTCGCGCCGCCCGGAAGTTCTGGCGACCTGCACGCCGTCTTCGTGAATCCGCGCATCGCCGACCACCCCGAACGAATAGCCGCAGCGCGGGAGGCGGGAGGCGCAGGAGATGGGCGCAACGCGCGGGCGATCGCCGAACTTGCGGAGCGCCCGATTCCGTTCGAAGCACCGGACGGCACCGTGGCGGAGATGCGCGTAAAGGACGCCTACGCGGCGATTTTCGGCGAACTGGCCACGGACGTCCAGAGGTCGCAGCTCCTCGCGGAGACCAAGGCGAGCATCGTCCGCTTCATTGACGAAAGAAGGCAGTCCGCCTCGGGGGTTTCGCTAGACGAAGAGATGGCTCGGCTCCTTTCGTTCCAGCACATGTACACCGCCGCCGCGCGGGCGCTCACCGCCATGGACGAGGCCATCGACACCGTGATCCACCGCCTCGGGCTCGTAGGGCGCTGA
- a CDS encoding Carbon storage regulator: MLVLSRKAGEAILLGDDVEVVVLGVEGDTVRLGIRAPRHVPIWRKELLEAVAGENRAATADPASLRDLFREPGFPPFPTRPSAAPQAEEKKTPPRD, from the coding sequence GTGCTCGTCCTCTCGCGCAAGGCCGGTGAGGCGATCCTCCTGGGCGACGACGTCGAGGTCGTCGTCTTGGGCGTCGAGGGGGACACCGTTCGCCTCGGGATCCGAGCCCCTCGCCACGTGCCCATCTGGCGCAAGGAACTCCTCGAGGCCGTGGCCGGCGAAAACCGTGCGGCCACCGCGGACCCGGCGTCGCTTCGCGATCTTTTCCGCGAACCCGGGTTTCCCCCGTTCCCCACGCGTCCCTCGGCTGCGCCGCAGGCGGAGGAGAAAAAAACTCCTCCCCGGGACTAA
- a CDS encoding Flagellar hook-associated protein FlgL produces MSVRITQSMLSERFLADYQAALRRIARAEEQLATGRKVVRPSDDPVIALRALRTESLLRDIAQFRRNADYARSFLDAQERSLAEGEDLLKRVRELLVQGSNTALSREARDAVASELRAVREQFAAVANTNLGGRYVFSGEATTEPAYGPAGLLDTPPAQRPLVAVLSPGVSLPLGVTAVELFRPLPGGEDLFRFLERAEDVVRTGGDVNAVLGDFEGFENNWLRRHTYVGSLQNRLELMAARLDDQAVSGERLLSETADTDLAEAVTRLTTAQNVYQAALGVGARILLPSLADFLR; encoded by the coding sequence GTGTCCGTGCGGATCACCCAGTCCATGCTCAGCGAACGCTTTCTCGCCGATTATCAAGCCGCCCTGCGGCGCATCGCCCGGGCGGAGGAACAACTCGCCACGGGTCGGAAGGTCGTGCGGCCCTCGGACGACCCCGTCATCGCTCTCCGGGCCCTGCGGACGGAAAGCTTGTTACGGGATATCGCCCAATTTCGACGCAACGCCGACTACGCCCGGAGCTTCCTCGACGCCCAGGAACGCTCCCTCGCGGAAGGAGAAGACCTTCTCAAGCGCGTCCGCGAACTCCTCGTCCAAGGGTCGAACACGGCGCTTTCCCGGGAGGCGCGGGATGCAGTTGCGTCGGAACTTCGAGCGGTCCGCGAGCAGTTTGCCGCGGTGGCGAACACGAACCTCGGGGGACGTTACGTCTTTTCCGGCGAGGCGACGACGGAACCGGCCTACGGCCCCGCGGGGCTTCTCGACACCCCGCCTGCGCAACGCCCGCTCGTCGCCGTGTTGAGCCCCGGGGTTTCCCTACCGCTCGGGGTTACGGCGGTCGAGCTCTTTCGCCCGCTCCCCGGCGGAGAAGATCTGTTTCGGTTTCTCGAACGGGCCGAAGACGTCGTCCGCACCGGTGGCGACGTAAACGCCGTTCTCGGCGACTTTGAAGGCTTTGAAAATAACTGGCTGCGGCGCCACACGTACGTGGGTTCGCTGCAAAATCGCCTTGAACTCATGGCGGCCCGCCTCGACGACCAGGCGGTCTCCGGGGAAAGGCTCCTTTCGGAGACGGCGGACACCGACCTCGCTGAAGCGGTGACGCGTCTCACCACGGCGCAGAACGTATACCAAGCGGCGCTCGGAGTCGGAGCGCGAATCCTTCTTCCGAGCCTTGCGGATTTCCTACGATAG
- a CDS encoding Magnesium and cobalt efflux protein CorC produces the protein MIFAVLREVADRRATGETKLDDPVRSLSAVGGSLGWILLFLFLNAFFVSAEFSFVKVRPYRVSELVERGDPRAKVLAHIISDVNRALSAAQLGITIASLGLGWLGEPFARDLLAPLFAWARVPEAWQGTLAVGAAFVLITSFHIVLGEQAPKVIGIRHAESIALWVAFPFYAFTWIMRPFIYLLDRATDGVLLLFRISPDQSQEIAHSEEELLSLMKQSEEQGILEAEEVALVDKVFTFTERTAREVMIPRTDMVCLYTSLPYEENVEIIRGTMHTRYPLCAPDKDHIVGFVHIKDFWRHPEERDLLRLARPVLKVPETIPLHRLLKRMQEEHVGIAILLDEFGGTSGLVTLEDILEEIVGEIQDEFDQERPEIEPLGEGRYSLDARLLVDEFNERFGASLPNEDYDTIGGFVYAHLEAVPNVGQTVVHGGFLFRVSEIEGERIVRVEVEPVFEPEDAAEERGKQEEGAEGDLSPSPRSADQA, from the coding sequence GTGATTTTCGCGGTTTTGCGGGAGGTGGCGGATCGCCGGGCGACCGGCGAGACAAAGTTGGACGATCCGGTCAGGAGTCTGTCAGCCGTCGGTGGGTCCCTTGGGTGGATCCTCCTCTTTCTTTTCCTCAACGCCTTCTTTGTGAGCGCGGAGTTCTCTTTTGTCAAAGTTCGTCCCTACCGCGTATCCGAGCTCGTCGAGCGGGGAGATCCTCGGGCGAAGGTCCTCGCGCACATCATTTCCGATGTGAACCGCGCGCTCTCGGCCGCGCAGCTTGGAATCACGATCGCCTCTCTGGGGCTTGGTTGGCTCGGCGAACCTTTTGCCCGCGACCTTTTGGCCCCGCTTTTTGCTTGGGCGCGTGTGCCCGAGGCGTGGCAGGGGACCCTCGCGGTGGGGGCGGCCTTCGTCCTCATCACGTCTTTCCACATCGTGCTGGGGGAACAGGCGCCCAAGGTGATCGGGATCCGCCACGCGGAGTCGATCGCCCTATGGGTCGCCTTTCCGTTTTACGCATTTACCTGGATAATGCGCCCCTTCATCTACCTCCTCGACCGGGCGACGGACGGCGTCCTTCTCCTTTTCCGGATTTCCCCCGACCAATCGCAGGAGATCGCCCACTCCGAAGAAGAACTCCTCTCGCTCATGAAGCAGAGCGAAGAGCAGGGGATCCTCGAAGCGGAAGAGGTCGCCCTCGTGGACAAGGTGTTCACCTTTACGGAGCGCACGGCGCGGGAGGTGATGATCCCCCGCACGGACATGGTCTGCCTCTACACCTCACTCCCGTACGAAGAAAACGTAGAGATCATCCGCGGGACGATGCACACCCGTTACCCCTTGTGCGCCCCGGATAAGGACCACATCGTAGGTTTCGTCCACATCAAGGACTTCTGGCGCCATCCGGAGGAGCGCGACCTCTTGCGCTTGGCGCGTCCCGTGCTCAAGGTTCCCGAGACCATCCCCTTGCACCGGCTCCTCAAGCGCATGCAGGAGGAACACGTCGGAATCGCCATCCTCCTGGATGAGTTCGGGGGAACGAGCGGTCTCGTGACGCTGGAAGATATCCTGGAAGAAATTGTGGGAGAAATTCAAGACGAGTTCGATCAGGAGCGACCGGAAATCGAACCGCTCGGGGAGGGACGCTACTCCCTCGACGCGCGCCTCCTCGTGGACGAATTCAACGAGCGCTTCGGCGCCTCCTTGCCCAACGAGGATTACGACACGATCGGGGGATTTGTATACGCCCACCTCGAGGCTGTGCCTAACGTCGGGCAGACGGTAGTCCACGGAGGGTTTCTCTTTCGCGTGTCCGAAATTGAAGGGGAGCGCATCGTCCGCGTGGAAGTCGAGCCCGTCTTCGAACCGGAGGACGCGGCGGAGGAACGGGGGAAGCAGGAAGAAGGGGCGGAGGGCGACCTCTCTCCTTCGCCGCGGTCTGCGGACCAAGCGTAG